The Pseudomonas bijieensis DNA window CGCCATAGATCAGTTGAAACCCAAGTATCTTCATTGTCGACCCAAGGCTCTTGCGGGCGAGGCTTCTGCTGCCAGAAGACGTTATTCTTATATGCGTAAATCGATTCTACACAGCGTAACCAGGTTTGTCCGCCTTCTGTATCAAATCGCCTTTTCCTTCGACCGCGCAAGGGGTTTGTTGCACAGGAAAATGCCCACCAGGATCACGCCCCCGCCGACACACATCAAGGCCGTGAGCCGTTCGTCGAGCAGCAGCGCCCCCAGCAGCACCGCCGTCAGCGGATTGAGTGCGATGAACACCCCGGAACGGGTCGCACCGATCCGGCGAATGCCGTCGTACCAGGCGATATAAGCCAGGGCCGAGCCCAGCACGCCGAGGTACAACAGGCTCAGCCATTGCTCCATGTCCAGTGCGCACAAGGCTTCGAGGCGGATCTCCCCCGCCGTTGCGCAGGCCAGCCACAACATCAACGTGCCCAGCAGAATCGACCAGGTCACGGTCTGCAAGGGGCCGAGGCTTTCATTCAGGTTCCTGGAAAACAGCGAATAGATGCCCCAGCCCAGCACGCAGCCAAAAATCAGCAGGTCACCGGCCCAGCCCTGTACTGCGTCTTGCAACAAGGCCGGATCACGACTGACGATCACCAGTCCCGCTCCGCCGATGCACAGCGCGATGCCCACCACTTTCAAGCGGCTCAGCCGCTCCTTGAACAACCACCAGGACGCCAGTCCGATCACCGCCGGGTTCAAGGCCACGATCAACGACGCCCGCGACGCATTGATGTACTGCAAGCCATAGAAGAAGCACAGGTTATAGAAAAAGATTCCGAAGAACCCCAGGGCGGCCAATTGCAACCCCTGCTTCACACTGGGCCTGACCAGCGGGATCCCGGCCAGGGCGAGAAACGACAGCAGCGCGATACTGGCCAGCAGAAAACGCAGGCTGGCGGCAAACATCGGAGCCAAGGCATCGGAAAGGATCCGGCCGGCCACGAAGGTCCCGCCCCAGATCATGGTGACCATGGCGAGCTTCAGATAGACCGGCAGGTCCGATGGGATTGGGACGGTTTGTTCGAGGGCTTTCATGGTTTCACCGCGGCACGCTAATGAGAACGACACAACCTGTGGTGAAGGGATTGATTGTGGGAGCAAAGCTTGCTCGCGATGGAGGCGGCGCGATTCAGCAGGCAAACCGAGTCATCGTTCATCGCGAGCAAGCTTTGCTCCCACAGCCCCCACACCAGGGCGATGCTGCTTCCTGATTCAGGTCAGATACGTCAGTATTGGGGTCATGCTTGATCATCGTAAAATGAGCAATCCCTCATGACTCTCACCCAACTCGAAATCTTCTCCCTGGTCGCCGAGCTCCGTGGTTTCACGGCGGCGGCAATGCGCCTGGGCATCGGCCAGTCGGCGGTCTCCCACGCCATCAAATCCCTGGAACAGGAGTTGGGGGTGGAATTGCTCCGGCGTCATCAGTCGGCGGTGGAGCTCAGCGACATTGGCCAGCAGTTGCTGCTGCGGG harbors:
- a CDS encoding DMT family transporter; translated protein: MKALEQTVPIPSDLPVYLKLAMVTMIWGGTFVAGRILSDALAPMFAASLRFLLASIALLSFLALAGIPLVRPSVKQGLQLAALGFFGIFFYNLCFFYGLQYINASRASLIVALNPAVIGLASWWLFKERLSRLKVVGIALCIGGAGLVIVSRDPALLQDAVQGWAGDLLIFGCVLGWGIYSLFSRNLNESLGPLQTVTWSILLGTLMLWLACATAGEIRLEALCALDMEQWLSLLYLGVLGSALAYIAWYDGIRRIGATRSGVFIALNPLTAVLLGALLLDERLTALMCVGGGVILVGIFLCNKPLARSKEKAI